A single Natranaerobius thermophilus JW/NM-WN-LF DNA region contains:
- a CDS encoding Lon protease family protein, with protein MSEQIAPLKKEQLKAYCDESQFEFNTTEELEPLKSIIGQDRAVKAMEFGLQINRQGYNLYMSGPTGTGKTSYAKAMTETYAKKFDPPSDWCYVYNFNEPESPRALELPAGEGCNLVEGMENLLEEVGDALTKAFKTETYEESRAQIFRDYQAKRRELVDKLNEEGEEYGFRFKNTSSGIVSVPVVDGKELNQDEFDELDTETKREIEENSSKLHVNVMNLMRELKDLDRDLKDELDKLKDETAHQSLSPLMDPMKERYQSNDKVLEYLEEVEEDIVKNVEHFISKDDDGDDGGLSFLKPQASKEDITKRYQVNLLVDNCEQEGAPVVVETNPTYYNLLGKMEYVNKMGTAVTDFNMIKPGAFHRANGGYLILQAKDVLKTPMTYELLKRVLNTGQLRLENLGEHIGMIAMSSLRPEDIPLNVKVIIVGNEKLYQLLYQLDEEFSKLFKIKVDFDSTMNRTQENVEKMASFIASHSQDEEFKSFTPSGVASVVEYSSRLAGHKKKLSTKFNEIVEIMSEADTWAALEGEDDVSREHVIKAIQEKKYRVNRPEEKIQEQIDEGNIMVDTAGEVTGQVNGLAVYDLGDLMFGKPFRITANVFPGERGIINIEREAKLSGKIHDKGVLILSGLINGLFSYNQKLGLSASLCCEQTYGGIDGDSASSTEVYAILSSAGEIPLRQDLAVTGSVNQKGEIQPVGGVTEKIEGFFTTCKIKGLTGTQGVIIPKQNENNLNLSEEVIEACERGDFHIYSISHIDEGMELLSGMTAGLLDKNEEEDTVYKRVKNRLIEFRKNLKSKQVVKTSQDQNKEQDENREPPH; from the coding sequence ATGTCAGAACAAATTGCACCGTTAAAGAAGGAACAGTTGAAAGCTTATTGTGATGAATCTCAGTTTGAATTCAACACAACAGAAGAACTGGAACCATTAAAAAGCATTATTGGTCAAGACCGGGCGGTAAAGGCTATGGAATTTGGCCTACAGATTAACCGTCAAGGCTACAATCTTTACATGTCCGGCCCAACCGGTACTGGAAAAACCAGTTATGCCAAGGCCATGACCGAAACCTACGCCAAAAAGTTTGATCCACCTTCTGATTGGTGCTATGTATATAACTTTAATGAACCTGAATCACCTCGAGCCCTTGAATTACCTGCTGGTGAAGGCTGCAATTTAGTTGAAGGGATGGAAAATCTCCTAGAAGAGGTAGGAGACGCCTTAACTAAGGCCTTTAAGACTGAAACTTATGAAGAAAGCCGTGCACAAATTTTTAGGGACTATCAGGCCAAGCGCCGCGAACTAGTTGATAAATTGAACGAAGAAGGTGAAGAATACGGATTTCGATTTAAAAACACTTCTTCAGGAATAGTATCTGTCCCTGTTGTTGATGGTAAAGAACTCAATCAGGACGAGTTTGACGAATTAGATACAGAAACCAAACGAGAAATTGAAGAGAACTCTTCTAAACTCCACGTAAATGTAATGAATCTTATGCGCGAACTAAAGGATTTAGATCGTGACTTAAAAGATGAACTGGATAAATTAAAAGATGAAACAGCTCATCAAAGTCTATCTCCTTTAATGGATCCCATGAAAGAGCGCTATCAATCCAATGACAAAGTTTTAGAATACCTGGAAGAGGTAGAAGAGGATATCGTTAAAAATGTAGAACATTTCATTTCCAAAGATGACGATGGAGATGACGGAGGACTATCTTTTTTAAAACCCCAGGCATCAAAGGAGGATATAACCAAGCGGTATCAGGTCAATCTTCTGGTGGATAATTGCGAACAAGAAGGGGCTCCAGTAGTTGTAGAAACTAACCCCACATATTACAATCTCCTGGGAAAAATGGAATATGTCAATAAAATGGGAACTGCCGTTACGGACTTTAACATGATTAAACCGGGAGCTTTTCACAGGGCCAATGGGGGTTATTTGATTCTCCAGGCCAAAGATGTTCTTAAAACTCCCATGACCTACGAATTATTAAAACGAGTATTGAATACAGGTCAGCTCAGATTGGAAAATTTGGGTGAACATATAGGTATGATTGCCATGTCTTCTCTCAGACCGGAAGATATTCCTCTTAATGTAAAAGTTATCATAGTGGGAAATGAAAAATTGTATCAGCTTTTATACCAGCTGGATGAAGAGTTTTCCAAGTTATTCAAAATCAAAGTAGATTTTGATTCAACCATGAATAGGACTCAGGAAAATGTAGAGAAAATGGCATCATTTATCGCTTCCCATTCTCAGGATGAGGAGTTTAAATCATTTACCCCTTCGGGAGTAGCCAGTGTGGTAGAGTACAGTTCTCGCTTAGCTGGGCATAAAAAGAAACTATCAACCAAGTTTAATGAAATAGTAGAAATTATGTCTGAAGCGGATACCTGGGCTGCCCTAGAAGGAGAAGACGATGTTTCCCGTGAACACGTCATAAAAGCAATCCAAGAGAAAAAGTATCGAGTCAACAGACCTGAAGAAAAAATTCAAGAACAAATTGATGAAGGAAATATCATGGTCGATACAGCCGGAGAAGTGACAGGTCAGGTCAACGGACTGGCAGTTTATGATCTAGGGGATTTAATGTTTGGAAAACCCTTCAGGATAACAGCCAATGTCTTCCCCGGTGAACGCGGTATTATTAATATTGAACGGGAAGCTAAATTGAGCGGAAAAATTCACGACAAAGGAGTGCTAATTTTATCCGGCCTGATAAATGGCCTGTTTTCATATAATCAAAAGCTAGGCCTGTCTGCTAGCCTGTGTTGTGAACAAACTTATGGGGGCATAGACGGGGATAGTGCTTCCAGTACGGAGGTATATGCTATCTTGTCGAGTGCCGGTGAAATTCCCTTACGACAGGATTTGGCCGTAACAGGCTCTGTCAATCAAAAAGGTGAAATCCAGCCAGTAGGTGGTGTCACTGAAAAGATTGAAGGATTTTTCACTACCTGTAAGATAAAAGGATTAACGGGTACCCAAGGTGTTATCATTCCGAAACAGAATGAAAATAATCTTAACTTATCAGAAGAAGTGATTGAAGCTTGTGAGAGAGGAGATTTCCACATCTATTCTATTTCTCACATTGATGAGGGTATGGAATTGTTATCGGGAATGACTGCTGGCTTACTTGATAAAAATGAGGAAGAAGATACAGTTTATAAGCGTGTAAAAAATAGACTGATTGAGTTCAGGAAGAATTTAAAATCAAAACAAGTAGTTAAAACTAGTCAAGATCAAAACAAGGAACAGGATGAAAATAGAGAACCACCACACTAA
- a CDS encoding DUF4438 domain-containing protein: MVKINKDSLVKMSVQGNISPPKTGPYRINTHGYASTLPGVGGITYNVKVGSSAMGWVADHVEPGVSIKVKDEQDNSGLQTFACVGNEAVVISGSAKGRKGVVIGKHGGIEHVIVQFDDDTLDKLAIDDKIAIKAFGTGLKLTDHPDISIKNLDPDLLEKLPIKETSEGIEVPVTTKIPAHLMGSGIGAPTTHRGDYDITTHDPEAYEKYNLKDLKLGDLVLLEDSDNEFGREYLKGARSIGVVIHSDCVVTGHGPGVTTLLTSKKPVIEGSFDDKANIANYLDLEKLEEENKQQDQDKDK, translated from the coding sequence ATGGTGAAAATTAATAAGGATTCATTGGTGAAAATGAGCGTGCAAGGAAACATTTCACCTCCAAAAACTGGGCCCTACAGAATTAATACCCATGGTTATGCCAGCACTCTACCTGGTGTAGGGGGCATTACCTACAATGTCAAAGTAGGTAGTTCTGCCATGGGCTGGGTAGCAGACCACGTTGAGCCGGGAGTTAGTATTAAGGTAAAAGATGAGCAGGATAATAGCGGCCTTCAAACCTTTGCCTGTGTAGGTAATGAAGCCGTAGTAATCAGTGGATCTGCCAAAGGACGTAAAGGTGTTGTAATTGGTAAGCACGGTGGGATTGAACACGTTATAGTTCAGTTCGATGATGATACTCTAGATAAACTAGCTATTGATGATAAAATTGCCATAAAAGCATTCGGTACAGGTTTGAAACTGACGGATCATCCTGATATTAGTATTAAAAACTTAGATCCAGATCTACTTGAAAAATTGCCTATTAAGGAAACTTCAGAAGGAATTGAAGTTCCTGTCACTACCAAAATTCCTGCCCATTTGATGGGATCAGGTATTGGAGCACCAACGACTCATCGAGGGGATTACGATATTACAACTCACGATCCCGAAGCTTACGAAAAATATAATCTTAAGGATCTCAAATTAGGTGATCTAGTTCTTTTAGAAGATAGTGATAACGAATTTGGCCGAGAATATCTAAAAGGTGCCCGGTCCATAGGAGTTGTGATTCACAGTGACTGTGTAGTTACAGGTCACGGACCAGGAGTAACCACTTTACTTACAAGTAAAAAGCCCGTCATTGAAGGAAGTTTCGATGATAAAGCCAATATTGCCAATTACTTGGATCTTGAAAAATTAGAAGAAGAAAACAAACAGCAAGACCAAGATAAAGACAAGTAA
- a CDS encoding nucleoside hydrolase: MKAKNYISGNRKPVILDTDPGMDDAIALFFLMGRQDILEPVAITTVFGNVSIDKTTHNAQKLLKFLDAEEVPVYRGASSPLIRDRVSGEMIHGESGLGEVDFPEPEKSSDATSTPAAVAMAKEIMARPGEITVITVGPMTNLALALKLYPEIKEQIAEVIVMGGAMGQGNRTASAEYNVFADPHSAQIVFESGLSVAMIGLDVTEQSKPGQKERQLLQKLDHPVATKTLEFMDFFKRQMKTDYDMAFHDPCAIAYAINPDIFTTRSMDVRIELTGTYTLGRTVCSRGQEEVKGVMGDPDSRNVKVGLGVDREKFFEELFTSFRKLADTMN; encoded by the coding sequence ATGAAAGCAAAAAACTATATTTCGGGAAACAGAAAACCTGTAATTTTAGACACTGATCCAGGTATGGACGATGCCATTGCTCTGTTTTTTCTCATGGGAAGACAGGATATTTTAGAACCTGTTGCCATAACAACGGTTTTTGGTAATGTATCAATTGACAAAACCACTCACAATGCTCAAAAGCTACTGAAGTTTTTAGATGCGGAAGAAGTTCCTGTTTATAGGGGGGCTAGTTCCCCTTTAATCAGGGATAGAGTTTCAGGTGAAATGATCCATGGTGAGTCGGGACTGGGGGAAGTGGATTTTCCGGAACCGGAAAAAAGTAGCGATGCAACCAGTACTCCCGCGGCTGTAGCCATGGCAAAAGAAATTATGGCTCGACCCGGTGAGATAACGGTTATCACTGTAGGACCTATGACTAATTTAGCTCTGGCCCTTAAGCTATACCCTGAAATAAAAGAACAGATAGCAGAAGTAATAGTTATGGGAGGAGCCATGGGGCAGGGAAATCGGACAGCTTCAGCCGAATATAATGTTTTTGCTGACCCCCATAGTGCACAAATTGTGTTTGAAAGCGGATTATCAGTTGCCATGATAGGTTTAGATGTGACAGAACAGAGTAAACCAGGTCAGAAAGAGCGCCAGTTACTACAAAAGTTGGATCATCCTGTTGCTACGAAAACTTTAGAATTTATGGACTTTTTCAAAAGACAGATGAAAACAGATTACGATATGGCTTTTCATGATCCTTGTGCCATCGCTTATGCCATTAATCCTGATATCTTTACGACTCGGTCCATGGACGTCAGAATAGAACTTACGGGAACATATACCCTAGGAAGAACTGTTTGTTCCCGGGGTCAAGAGGAAGTTAAAGGAGTCATGGGAGATCCCGATTCCAGAAATGTTAAGGTCGGATTAGGTGTTGACCGGGAAAAGTTTTTTGAAGAGTTGTTTACATCTTTCCGAAAACTGGCCGATACAATGAATTAA
- a CDS encoding ATP-dependent RecD-like DNA helicase: MAQIEGIIKRVTYHNPENMFTVAKLVTQETRNEITIVGNMPHLTPGERLDLSGEYVDHKKFGKQFQVDSYEIKLPVTVDGLIKFLSSGMIKGIGPKTAESLVEHFGKEVLQVIENTPEKLQEVPGIGKEKAAQISRGFQEHKQIKDIMVFLQEFGVSPAFALKIYRRFGDNTIQKVSENPYSLAREVFGIGFKTADKIAREMGVSVDSEERAKAAVVYLLEEKSQDGNTFLKREELIEALKELEVENVNLNSVLEELVEEKEIVVENIPEAGELIYPAPFFFAEQGIASRLKRLKDGVDRELFPRIQKIAEKYLEEQANLVLSPEQHQVIKQVPETGLMVVTGGPGTGKTTVIKCLMDIFQKAGQKVMLAAPTGRAAKRMSEATGDEAKTIHRLLEFTYDKEEGMKFQRNQDRPLKGDLLIVDEASMIDTILMNNLLKAISPGTRLVLVGDTDQLPSVGAGNVLQDIIESGRIPLVRLKRVFRQARESMVVVNAHRINEGKFPILNAKGKDFYFLPREEPEDVVKTIISLCAKRLPNYNGYHPVNDIQVLSPMRRTVTGVENLNQSLQKVLNPPQKNKAEINFGGACYRTGDKVMQVKNDYEKNVFNGDTGIVTKVDAEENVVNVRYGHGEEIAYEGRELDALVHAYCISVHKSQGSEYPVVVLPVTTQHYIMLQRNLLYTAVTRAKSLVVLVGTKKSIGIAISNKKTDERNTFLQHRIAVYEV; the protein is encoded by the coding sequence ATGGCTCAAATCGAGGGGATAATTAAACGAGTAACATATCATAATCCGGAAAATATGTTTACAGTAGCCAAACTGGTCACTCAAGAGACGAGAAATGAAATTACTATAGTAGGCAATATGCCTCATTTGACTCCAGGAGAACGCTTGGACCTTTCCGGAGAATATGTTGATCATAAAAAATTCGGGAAACAGTTCCAGGTTGATAGCTATGAAATAAAATTACCTGTAACAGTAGATGGATTAATTAAATTTCTCAGTTCGGGGATGATTAAAGGGATTGGCCCCAAAACAGCGGAAAGTCTGGTGGAGCACTTCGGTAAAGAAGTGCTCCAAGTTATTGAAAATACACCGGAAAAGTTACAGGAAGTACCCGGAATCGGCAAGGAAAAAGCAGCTCAGATATCCAGGGGATTCCAAGAGCACAAGCAGATTAAAGATATTATGGTATTTTTACAGGAATTTGGAGTAAGTCCTGCTTTTGCTCTGAAAATTTACCGCCGTTTCGGTGACAATACAATTCAAAAGGTATCTGAAAATCCATATTCACTTGCTAGAGAGGTCTTTGGGATTGGATTTAAAACTGCTGATAAAATAGCCCGGGAAATGGGTGTTTCAGTAGACTCCGAGGAGCGAGCCAAGGCTGCTGTAGTCTACCTATTAGAAGAGAAATCTCAAGATGGTAATACTTTTTTGAAAAGAGAAGAATTAATAGAAGCATTAAAGGAATTGGAAGTAGAGAATGTCAATTTAAATTCTGTGCTGGAAGAATTAGTCGAAGAAAAAGAAATAGTGGTTGAAAATATCCCTGAAGCAGGTGAGCTGATTTATCCGGCTCCCTTCTTTTTTGCTGAACAGGGAATTGCCAGTAGATTAAAAAGGTTAAAAGATGGAGTGGACAGGGAACTATTTCCTAGGATCCAGAAAATAGCAGAAAAGTATTTGGAAGAGCAGGCAAATTTAGTTCTTTCTCCGGAACAGCATCAGGTGATAAAGCAGGTGCCTGAAACAGGTTTGATGGTGGTCACAGGTGGACCTGGTACAGGTAAAACAACAGTGATCAAGTGCTTGATGGATATATTTCAAAAAGCCGGACAGAAAGTTATGCTCGCTGCTCCTACGGGTAGAGCTGCCAAGCGTATGAGTGAAGCCACAGGTGATGAAGCTAAAACTATTCACCGGTTGCTTGAATTTACCTATGATAAGGAAGAGGGAATGAAATTTCAGCGCAATCAAGACCGTCCACTGAAAGGTGATCTATTAATTGTGGACGAGGCATCCATGATAGATACGATTTTAATGAACAATCTGTTAAAGGCAATATCACCTGGGACTCGACTGGTCCTGGTAGGGGATACTGATCAACTACCCTCAGTTGGGGCTGGCAATGTCCTTCAGGATATCATCGAATCAGGACGGATACCTTTGGTCAGGTTAAAGAGAGTTTTTCGCCAGGCCAGAGAAAGTATGGTTGTGGTCAACGCTCATAGAATAAATGAGGGGAAGTTTCCCATTTTGAATGCCAAGGGAAAGGACTTTTATTTTTTACCCAGAGAAGAACCTGAAGATGTTGTTAAGACAATTATTTCACTGTGTGCCAAGCGCTTGCCTAACTACAACGGTTATCACCCTGTAAACGATATTCAGGTTCTGTCTCCCATGAGAAGGACAGTAACGGGGGTAGAAAATTTGAATCAATCTCTTCAAAAAGTTCTCAATCCTCCGCAAAAAAATAAGGCTGAAATTAACTTTGGTGGTGCTTGTTATCGAACAGGGGATAAAGTCATGCAGGTCAAAAACGATTATGAAAAGAATGTTTTTAATGGAGATACAGGAATTGTAACCAAGGTGGATGCGGAAGAAAATGTAGTTAACGTTAGATATGGGCATGGTGAAGAGATAGCCTATGAAGGCAGGGAACTAGACGCTTTAGTCCACGCCTATTGCATTAGTGTGCACAAGAGTCAGGGAAGTGAATACCCGGTGGTTGTTTTGCCAGTGACAACACAGCATTACATCATGTTACAGAGAAATCTACTGTACACAGCTGTTACTAGAGCTAAATCTCTAGTAGTTTTGGTCGGGACCAAAAAATCAATTGGGATAGCAATTTCAAACAAAAAAACCGATGAGCGAAATACCTTCCTACAGCACAGAATTGCGGTCTATGAGGTTTAA